In Neokomagataea tanensis, one genomic interval encodes:
- a CDS encoding Cof-type HAD-IIB family hydrolase: protein MSIDLDAIHAELPPPAEHIRLVVSDLDGTLLTPLKSVTEASRKMVKRLQEAGVPLCLASARPPAAVMPIVKTLGLTGPSAAFNGGAIFRPDGTLEVNRILGPDVLSIVLDVLHVHKVETWFLRGSTWLVEDASTGFVALDRRMTGLEPTEIPSLRNERHDIGKVVGVSNDFGLLRRIEAELGAMLKGEASVRRSAETMLDITPALANKGEGLRQLAKACGVEPHEVACIGDAQNDLSMFSKAGLSIAMGQADEEIVAAAHFQTDTNEREGWAQAIERFILPRIQKS, encoded by the coding sequence ATGTCTATCGATCTTGATGCTATCCACGCTGAGCTTCCGCCGCCGGCGGAACATATTCGGCTCGTCGTATCAGACTTGGACGGGACACTCCTGACGCCGTTAAAAAGCGTGACGGAAGCGTCGCGCAAAATGGTGAAGCGTTTGCAGGAAGCGGGCGTTCCCCTTTGTCTTGCAAGCGCACGCCCACCAGCTGCCGTCATGCCCATCGTTAAGACGTTAGGCTTAACGGGGCCGTCAGCTGCGTTTAATGGTGGTGCTATTTTCCGTCCTGACGGGACGCTAGAAGTAAACCGTATTTTGGGCCCAGACGTGTTGAGCATCGTTTTAGATGTTTTACATGTGCACAAGGTCGAAACATGGTTTCTTCGCGGCTCGACATGGTTGGTTGAAGATGCGTCAACAGGTTTTGTGGCTCTGGACCGGCGTATGACAGGTTTGGAACCAACCGAAATTCCGTCCCTCCGCAATGAGCGCCACGACATTGGTAAGGTCGTAGGCGTCAGCAATGATTTTGGTCTCCTGCGGAGAATTGAGGCTGAACTCGGTGCAATGCTCAAGGGGGAGGCTAGTGTCCGGCGCTCTGCTGAGACTATGCTCGATATTACGCCTGCTCTTGCCAATAAAGGCGAAGGGCTGCGCCAGTTGGCCAAAGCCTGCGGAGTTGAGCCACACGAGGTTGCTTGCATTGGGGACGCACAGAATGATTTGTCCATGTTCTCCAAGGCAGGTTTGAGCATTGCTATGGGGCAGGCTGACGAGGAAATAGTTGCAGCCGCTCATTTTCAGACAGATACAAATGAGCGAGAAGGATGGGCTCAAGCTATTGAGCGCTTCATTTTGCCAAGGATACAAAAATCATGA
- the rpiA gene encoding ribose 5-phosphate isomerase A — translation MSGAGSEIEIYKRMAARRAADLVEDGMTVGLGTGSTAKYMIERLGERVAEGLRIEAIPTSIDSAEKAVKAGIKLTDFSKHRVLDIAIDGADEVQRGTLHLVKGLGGALLREKIVAQSAKRFVVIVDNRKPVDHLGERAPIPVEVVFFGWECTAERLMECGAVVAKPRMDSHGHHYITDNGNLILDCVFGLIDDAEKLQQRIGSIVGVVEHGMFLNMTNEVFVAMDHGVERWERK, via the coding sequence ATGAGTGGTGCCGGCTCAGAAATTGAAATCTACAAAAGAATGGCAGCGCGCCGCGCTGCCGACCTTGTAGAAGATGGTATGACGGTCGGTCTTGGGACCGGAAGCACAGCCAAATATATGATTGAACGCTTGGGAGAGCGCGTAGCAGAGGGTCTGCGCATTGAAGCCATCCCAACGTCGATTGACAGTGCTGAAAAAGCGGTAAAAGCCGGTATCAAGCTGACGGATTTTTCGAAACACCGCGTGCTGGATATCGCTATTGATGGCGCCGATGAAGTGCAACGCGGTACGCTGCATCTCGTGAAGGGCCTCGGCGGGGCGCTGTTGCGCGAAAAGATTGTAGCCCAGTCCGCAAAACGTTTCGTAGTGATCGTCGATAATCGAAAGCCGGTAGACCACTTGGGTGAGCGAGCGCCTATTCCCGTTGAGGTCGTTTTCTTTGGCTGGGAGTGCACCGCTGAACGTTTGATGGAATGCGGGGCTGTTGTTGCCAAACCAAGAATGGACAGCCACGGCCATCACTACATCACCGATAACGGAAATCTGATTTTAGACTGCGTTTTTGGCCTTATTGATGACGCAGAAAAGCTTCAACAACGTATTGGGTCAATTGTTGGGGTCGTTGAACATGGCATGTTCCTCAACATGACTAATGAAGTCTTCGTCGCAATGGATCATGGAGTCGAGCGGTGGGAACGGAAGTAG
- the gnd gene encoding phosphogluconate dehydrogenase (NAD(+)-dependent, decarboxylating), with the protein MRIGIIGLGRMGGNIAVRLTRHAHDVVAFDRSAEATSKIVDRAESGRAVGASSVEDLTAKLKGDERRVVWVMLPAGPITESCIEQLGGLLTEGDIIIDGGNSYYKDDLRRAKALAEKGISYIDVGTSGGVWGLERGYCMMYGGEKSAADYVDPILAALAPGKGDVPRTPNRDAEGLDPRAEQGYLHCGPAGSGHFVKMIHNGIEYGMMQAFAEGFDVLKSKNSPVLAEGERFDLNVADIAEVWRRGSVVSSWLLDLTAEALAKSGDLAEFSGEVSDSGEGRWSIEAAIEEDVPVPVMTASLFTRFRSRSGNNFAEKIISAQRLGFGGHVEQK; encoded by the coding sequence ATGCGTATTGGGATTATTGGCCTTGGCCGTATGGGTGGGAACATAGCGGTTCGCCTGACGCGCCATGCCCATGATGTAGTAGCCTTTGACCGTTCAGCGGAAGCGACGTCGAAGATTGTCGACCGTGCGGAGAGTGGCCGCGCGGTTGGGGCTTCGAGTGTTGAGGACCTGACAGCGAAGCTGAAGGGCGACGAACGCCGTGTGGTGTGGGTTATGCTTCCAGCAGGCCCGATTACGGAGAGCTGCATTGAGCAGCTCGGCGGTCTTTTGACCGAAGGCGATATCATCATTGATGGTGGTAACTCGTACTACAAGGACGATCTGCGCCGTGCGAAAGCACTGGCGGAGAAGGGGATCTCCTACATTGACGTTGGTACATCCGGCGGTGTGTGGGGCCTCGAGCGCGGCTATTGTATGATGTATGGCGGTGAGAAATCTGCTGCTGATTACGTTGATCCGATCCTGGCTGCACTGGCACCGGGTAAGGGCGACGTGCCACGCACGCCGAACCGCGATGCAGAGGGCTTGGATCCACGCGCTGAGCAGGGCTACCTGCATTGCGGTCCAGCTGGATCAGGCCACTTTGTGAAGATGATCCATAACGGCATCGAATACGGCATGATGCAGGCCTTTGCTGAAGGCTTTGACGTGCTTAAGAGCAAGAACAGCCCTGTTCTTGCCGAAGGTGAGCGCTTTGATCTGAATGTTGCGGATATTGCTGAAGTCTGGCGCCGCGGCAGTGTTGTATCGTCGTGGTTGCTGGATCTGACGGCAGAGGCGCTCGCGAAGTCGGGCGATCTGGCCGAGTTCTCAGGGGAAGTCTCGGATTCCGGTGAAGGTCGCTGGTCGATCGAAGCCGCGATTGAGGAAGATGTTCCCGTGCCGGTCATGACGGCATCGCTGTTCACGCGTTTCCGCTCACGCAGTGGAAACAACTTCGCTGAGAAAATCATCTCCGCACAGCGCCTCGGCTTCGGCGGACACGTCGAACAAAAGTAA
- a CDS encoding bifunctional transaldolase/phosoglucose isomerase has product MGDTISKTPGASVANVLQGLAEYGQSPWLDFIQRSFTEAGSLKKLVDEDGLRGVTSNPAIFEKAIGSGTEYDPQIRSLLKEGALSPGDLYETLAIDDIRAACAELRPVFDETKGLDGYVSLEVSPYLAFDTEGTIAEARRLWKTVDRENLMIKIPGTAEGAKAVREAIADGINVNVTLLFSLDAYKAVLEAYISGLEERAAKGEEISRIASVASFFVSRIDGKIDGEIDRRVAAGDKDAETLKSLRGKVAIANAKLAYQYYLDIKASDRWKALASKSAQPQRLLWASTGTKDKAYSDVLYVEELIGPETVNTIPPATFDAFRDHGKLRASLTENVEEARHVLAEAERLSLDLAGVTDKLVKDGCSAFSASFDTLLGAVAEKREIVLGQRLLQFSADLPAELRDDVAALENSWNQDGKVRRVWEKDASVWTGGPEGSWLNWLDIVQERLKNVSELEALANDVKSRGFSDILLLGMGGSSLGPEVLGATFGQAVGWPKLHVLDSTDPQQVKTFEQSVDLKKTLFIVASKSGGTLEPNILFAHFWDVAEKALGKAPGEHFIAITDPGSKMQSVAEEHKFWHIFYGDAKIGGRFSVLSNFGLVPAAASGIDVREFLTSTLLMVDSCGASAPAQVNPGVQLGLILGAAATCYRRDKVTILASDGIETVGAWLEQLIAESTGKEGKGLIPIDEETLTTPDHYGTDRVFVDILLGDAKPNSRLAALREAGAPVVTLRLGDEVQLGQAFFVFEFATAVAGSVLRIDPFDQPDVEFSKVETRKLTSAYAETGSLPAETAFAQDGAFSFYADAKNTEALKESDVVEILKAHFGRVSAGDYVGLLAYVERDKETREWLQALRLEVRDALKVATAAEFGPRFLHSTGQAYKGGPDSGVFLQITADDAADIPVPGYGFTFGVVKAAQARGDFEVLSNRGRRALRVHITGSLEEGLKALSTAVRSAIKKG; this is encoded by the coding sequence GTGGGTGACACGATCTCAAAAACACCGGGTGCTAGCGTAGCCAACGTGTTGCAGGGGCTGGCCGAATACGGCCAGTCCCCGTGGCTAGACTTCATTCAGCGCAGCTTCACAGAAGCGGGCAGCCTGAAGAAGCTCGTTGACGAAGATGGTTTGCGGGGGGTGACCTCTAACCCTGCAATCTTTGAAAAAGCGATCGGTTCCGGTACGGAATACGATCCGCAGATCCGCTCCTTGCTAAAAGAGGGCGCTCTGTCTCCAGGCGACCTTTACGAAACGCTCGCGATTGACGACATTCGTGCCGCCTGTGCAGAGTTGCGTCCAGTTTTTGATGAGACAAAAGGCCTTGACGGTTATGTCAGCCTTGAGGTTTCACCTTACCTGGCCTTCGATACGGAAGGCACGATTGCAGAAGCGCGTCGTCTGTGGAAAACAGTCGACCGCGAAAACCTGATGATTAAAATTCCAGGTACTGCAGAAGGTGCAAAGGCTGTTCGTGAAGCCATCGCAGACGGCATCAACGTAAACGTAACGCTCCTGTTCTCTCTGGATGCTTACAAGGCTGTTCTTGAGGCGTATATTTCGGGCCTTGAGGAGCGCGCTGCCAAGGGTGAAGAAATTTCACGCATAGCCAGTGTTGCTTCGTTCTTCGTCAGCCGTATTGATGGCAAGATCGATGGCGAAATTGACCGTCGCGTAGCAGCTGGAGATAAAGACGCAGAGACTCTAAAATCTCTGCGCGGCAAGGTAGCAATTGCTAACGCAAAACTTGCCTATCAGTACTATCTGGACATCAAAGCAAGCGACCGTTGGAAGGCACTTGCTTCCAAGAGTGCTCAGCCGCAACGTTTGCTTTGGGCTAGCACCGGTACCAAAGACAAAGCCTATTCCGATGTTCTTTATGTAGAAGAGCTGATCGGTCCAGAGACAGTTAACACCATTCCGCCAGCAACCTTCGACGCGTTTCGTGATCACGGTAAGCTTCGTGCAAGCTTGACAGAAAACGTTGAAGAAGCACGCCATGTACTGGCCGAGGCTGAGCGTCTTTCACTGGATCTGGCTGGCGTTACTGACAAGCTTGTTAAAGATGGCTGCTCAGCTTTCAGTGCTTCTTTTGATACGCTGCTTGGCGCTGTTGCCGAAAAACGAGAGATCGTACTCGGTCAACGCCTTTTACAATTCAGCGCAGACCTGCCAGCAGAACTTCGTGACGACGTAGCGGCGCTGGAAAACTCTTGGAACCAAGACGGTAAAGTCCGTCGTGTCTGGGAAAAAGACGCCTCTGTTTGGACGGGCGGCCCAGAAGGAAGCTGGTTGAACTGGCTTGATATTGTTCAAGAACGCCTAAAAAATGTTTCTGAACTTGAAGCCCTTGCAAACGACGTTAAGTCCCGTGGTTTTAGTGACATCTTACTGTTGGGTATGGGCGGTTCGAGCCTTGGCCCAGAAGTGTTGGGCGCGACCTTCGGTCAAGCTGTTGGTTGGCCAAAACTGCACGTGCTCGACAGCACAGACCCGCAGCAGGTCAAAACATTCGAGCAGTCTGTCGACCTGAAAAAAACACTTTTCATTGTCGCTAGCAAATCAGGCGGCACGCTTGAGCCGAACATTCTCTTCGCACATTTCTGGGATGTCGCAGAGAAAGCATTGGGCAAGGCTCCGGGTGAACATTTCATCGCCATCACGGACCCTGGTTCGAAGATGCAGAGCGTGGCTGAAGAGCACAAGTTCTGGCACATCTTCTACGGTGACGCGAAAATTGGCGGTCGCTTCTCGGTTCTGTCGAACTTCGGCCTCGTACCAGCAGCAGCAAGCGGTATTGATGTCCGTGAGTTTCTGACGAGCACCTTGCTGATGGTCGATAGCTGTGGTGCTTCCGCACCTGCTCAGGTTAACCCTGGTGTGCAGCTGGGCTTAATCCTCGGTGCGGCAGCTACATGCTATCGTCGTGATAAGGTGACGATCCTTGCTTCTGACGGTATCGAGACTGTTGGGGCCTGGCTTGAGCAGCTCATCGCAGAAAGCACGGGTAAAGAAGGCAAGGGCCTCATCCCCATTGACGAAGAAACACTCACGACGCCAGACCACTATGGCACCGACCGTGTTTTCGTTGACATTCTCCTCGGGGACGCCAAGCCGAACTCTCGTCTAGCCGCATTGCGTGAAGCAGGAGCCCCTGTCGTTACGTTGCGCCTCGGGGACGAAGTGCAACTTGGCCAGGCTTTCTTCGTGTTCGAATTTGCAACGGCTGTCGCAGGTTCGGTGCTGAGAATTGATCCTTTCGACCAGCCGGACGTAGAGTTCAGTAAGGTTGAAACGCGTAAGCTGACTTCTGCTTATGCAGAGACGGGCTCACTTCCAGCAGAGACGGCCTTTGCACAGGACGGGGCCTTCTCGTTTTACGCTGATGCCAAGAATACGGAAGCGCTTAAGGAATCCGACGTCGTTGAAATTTTGAAGGCGCATTTCGGCAGAGTTAGCGCAGGTGATTACGTTGGCCTGCTGGCTTATGTTGAGCGTGACAAAGAAACGCGTGAGTGGTTGCAAGCGCTCCGCCTCGAGGTGCGTGATGCCTTGAAGGTTGCAACAGCTGCTGAGTTCGGTCCACGCTTCCTGCACTCTACTGGCCAAGCGTATAAGGGTGGGCCAGACAGTGGTGTGTTCCTCCAAATTACTGCGGATGATGCAGCCGATATACCGGTTCCAGGCTATGGATTTACTTTCGGTGTTGTGAAGGCGGCTCAGGCGCGCGGTGATTTTGAGGTGCTTTCAAATCGTGGCCGTCGCGCATTGCGTGTTCACATCACCGGTTCGTTAGAAGAAGGGCTGAAAGCACTGTCTACGGCAGTTCGTTCAGCTATCAAGAAAGGCTAA
- a CDS encoding gluconokinase: MGVSGTGKTTLATELARRLGWDFQEGDALHPENNIKKMSSGQPLTDEDRRPWLELCHDWLERERNIGHGAVLTCSALKRSYREQLRAGLPVEFVYIKVSPEVLKARMAAREGHFMPPSLLPSQLATLEEPSNDEPVIAVNGEEAAERVVDELVKILGEDAHSFVEVSSGVAPA, encoded by the coding sequence ATGGGTGTGTCCGGTACCGGCAAAACGACGTTAGCGACAGAACTTGCACGCAGATTGGGCTGGGATTTTCAGGAGGGCGATGCGTTGCACCCTGAGAATAACATTAAAAAAATGTCCTCTGGTCAGCCACTGACTGATGAAGATCGTCGTCCATGGCTTGAGCTTTGTCATGATTGGCTTGAGCGTGAAAGAAACATTGGTCACGGTGCGGTGTTAACGTGCTCAGCACTGAAGCGCTCATACCGTGAGCAATTGCGGGCGGGTCTTCCTGTAGAGTTTGTATATATCAAAGTAAGCCCTGAAGTTTTAAAGGCGCGCATGGCAGCTCGTGAGGGGCATTTTATGCCGCCGAGCCTTCTGCCAAGCCAGTTGGCCACCTTGGAAGAGCCTAGTAATGATGAGCCGGTTATCGCGGTAAATGGCGAAGAGGCTGCTGAGCGTGTCGTCGATGAGCTGGTGAAGATTTTGGGTGAGGACGCCCATTCTTTCGTAGAAGTCTCGTCAGGTGTGGCTCCGGCTTGA
- the tkt gene encoding transketolase, producing the protein MSTLSQLGINTIRTLSMDGVERANSGHPGTAMAMAPAMYAVWQHDLNFDPADPLWPARDRFVLSIGHASMLLYSTLHLTGVKDIEDGKVVDRPALTVEDLSQFRQLNSRTPGHPEYRFTSGVETTTGPLGQGCGNSVGMAMAEKWLAATYNRPGYELFNYHVTVFCGDGDMMEGVASEAASTAGHLGLGNLTWVYDSNQISIEGSTDLALTENVADRFKAYGWHVQVLDDGNDVDAILAGLKAARAVKDRPSMIVLKTVIGYGAPKKAGTASAHGEPLGVAEIKGAKAAYGWPEDAPDFFVPEGVREHFAEGIGKRGAAASAEWRALFAKYKAEFPKEAAEIELILSGGLPEGWDKDIPVYPADAKGVASRASSGQVLNAVAKNLPWLVGGSADLSPSTKTDIKGEGSFQPEKWGGSYAGRNLHFGVREHAMGSICNGIALSGIRTYGSGFLIFSDYMKAPIRLSAIMELPVLYIFTHDSIGVGEDGPTHQPIEQLAQLRATPEVMTIRPSDANEVAEAWRTLIPLNHKPAVLILSRQNLPTLDRTKYAPASGLAKGAYVLASCEGKPDVILMASGSEVSLVVDAYEKLTAEGIKARVVSVPSFDLFEAQDQAYRDEVLPPDVIGRVAVEQASAFGWDRYTGIGGAIIAMHGFGASAPAALLQKKFGFTPEAVYEAGKAQAARSTAK; encoded by the coding sequence ATGAGCACTCTTTCCCAACTCGGTATCAATACGATCCGCACCCTTTCCATGGATGGTGTTGAGCGCGCCAATTCCGGTCACCCCGGAACGGCAATGGCAATGGCACCAGCCATGTATGCAGTGTGGCAGCATGATCTAAATTTCGACCCGGCAGACCCGCTATGGCCAGCACGTGACCGCTTTGTGTTGTCCATCGGGCATGCTTCGATGCTTCTTTACTCGACGCTGCATTTGACCGGCGTAAAAGATATTGAAGACGGGAAGGTCGTGGACCGCCCAGCTCTGACGGTAGAAGACCTTTCACAGTTCCGTCAGTTGAACTCACGTACGCCGGGCCACCCCGAATATCGCTTCACATCAGGTGTTGAAACAACAACAGGCCCACTTGGGCAGGGTTGTGGTAACTCCGTCGGTATGGCCATGGCAGAGAAATGGCTGGCAGCGACCTATAACCGCCCCGGTTACGAACTGTTCAACTATCACGTCACAGTTTTCTGTGGTGATGGTGACATGATGGAAGGTGTCGCGTCAGAAGCGGCGTCAACTGCGGGTCACCTTGGTCTGGGCAACCTGACATGGGTTTATGACTCGAACCAGATTTCCATCGAGGGTTCTACGGATCTTGCGCTGACGGAAAACGTCGCTGATCGCTTCAAGGCTTATGGCTGGCACGTTCAGGTACTGGACGATGGCAATGATGTCGACGCAATTTTGGCTGGACTAAAGGCTGCACGCGCAGTCAAGGATCGCCCCAGCATGATCGTCCTGAAGACGGTCATTGGCTATGGCGCACCCAAAAAAGCTGGCACAGCTTCGGCTCATGGTGAGCCGCTCGGCGTTGCAGAGATTAAGGGTGCCAAAGCAGCTTATGGCTGGCCAGAAGATGCGCCTGACTTCTTCGTCCCAGAAGGTGTGCGGGAGCACTTTGCTGAGGGTATTGGCAAGCGCGGTGCTGCTGCCAGCGCTGAGTGGCGCGCCCTCTTTGCAAAGTACAAAGCAGAATTTCCAAAAGAAGCTGCTGAAATTGAATTAATCCTGAGTGGTGGTTTGCCAGAAGGCTGGGACAAAGACATCCCGGTTTATCCTGCAGATGCAAAAGGCGTTGCATCACGCGCAAGCTCTGGTCAGGTGCTGAACGCTGTCGCAAAGAACCTGCCATGGCTTGTTGGCGGCTCCGCTGACCTTTCGCCTTCGACCAAAACGGATATCAAGGGCGAAGGCTCGTTCCAGCCAGAAAAATGGGGTGGCAGCTATGCTGGCCGCAACCTGCATTTCGGTGTACGCGAACATGCAATGGGCTCCATCTGTAATGGTATCGCGCTTTCCGGTATCCGTACTTATGGCTCCGGCTTCCTGATCTTCTCGGATTACATGAAGGCTCCGATCCGCTTGTCTGCGATCATGGAGCTGCCCGTTCTTTACATCTTCACCCATGACTCAATTGGTGTCGGTGAAGACGGACCAACCCATCAGCCTATCGAACAACTGGCCCAGCTGCGTGCGACGCCAGAAGTGATGACTATCCGCCCATCGGATGCCAATGAAGTGGCTGAGGCATGGCGCACATTGATCCCGCTGAATCACAAGCCAGCGGTATTGATCCTCAGCCGTCAAAACCTGCCCACGTTGGACCGCACGAAATATGCGCCAGCTTCGGGCTTGGCGAAAGGGGCGTACGTCCTTGCAAGCTGTGAAGGCAAGCCAGACGTCATTCTGATGGCATCAGGTTCAGAAGTTTCCCTTGTTGTTGATGCTTATGAAAAGCTCACGGCTGAGGGTATCAAAGCTCGTGTCGTTTCAGTCCCAAGCTTTGATTTGTTTGAAGCGCAAGACCAAGCTTACCGTGACGAGGTCCTACCACCAGACGTCATCGGTCGCGTTGCTGTCGAGCAGGCCTCTGCCTTCGGTTGGGACCGGTACACGGGTATTGGCGGTGCTATCATCGCTATGCACGGTTTCGGTGCTTCGGCCCCGGCTGCGTTGCTGCAAAAGAAGTTCGGCTTCACGCCGGAAGCAGTTTACGAAGCAGGTAAGGCACAAGCCGCGCGCAGCACGGCTAAGTAA
- a CDS encoding glycerophosphodiester phosphodiesterase family protein: MLTRRKTLGLLTAASMAPAIITPRAAKAAPSLAPQPLIFAHRGASALRPEHTFGAYAKAMQDGADYIEPDLVMTKDGHLVVRHEPNIAETTNVAEHPEFSSRRRTLTIDGEKQTGWFTFDFTLAEIKTLRARERLSTLRPQNTRYNDRFAIPTFEEMIELVSAEASATGKTFGIIPEIKHSTFFHSIGLDPETEFLKIIAAHEYTRQAPLELQSFETANLAKIRSQVLDINPQARLMFLMDDRNVVPADIAASGKKTTFGDLMTPSGLKEVRQFADVIGPSNIDIIPRDAQGAWLAPSTLISDAHAAGLLVHSYTARPENFFLPKQLRNSGTPAERNPAGMIAELRRYLDLGLDGFFTDDPAIGRLALNGPI; this comes from the coding sequence ATGTTGACCCGCCGTAAGACCCTTGGCCTCCTCACGGCGGCCAGCATGGCACCCGCCATCATAACCCCCCGGGCAGCTAAGGCTGCCCCGTCCCTAGCCCCGCAGCCTTTAATTTTCGCCCATCGTGGTGCATCAGCCCTTCGCCCCGAGCATACTTTTGGTGCCTATGCCAAAGCCATGCAGGATGGCGCTGACTACATTGAACCGGACTTGGTAATGACAAAGGACGGGCACCTTGTCGTCCGCCACGAACCCAATATTGCAGAAACAACCAATGTCGCCGAACATCCTGAGTTTTCCAGCCGCCGTCGTACCCTGACCATTGATGGGGAAAAACAAACAGGTTGGTTCACTTTTGATTTTACTCTCGCAGAAATCAAAACTCTCAGAGCACGTGAACGCCTCTCAACGCTCCGTCCGCAAAATACGCGTTATAATGATCGTTTTGCCATTCCTACATTTGAGGAAATGATCGAGCTTGTTTCAGCAGAGGCCTCAGCCACCGGAAAAACATTCGGCATTATTCCTGAGATAAAACACTCGACATTTTTCCATAGTATCGGATTAGACCCTGAGACAGAGTTCTTGAAAATTATCGCGGCGCATGAATACACACGCCAAGCCCCGCTCGAACTTCAGTCTTTTGAAACTGCAAACCTCGCAAAAATCCGTTCGCAAGTTCTCGATATTAATCCTCAGGCCCGCCTGATGTTCCTGATGGATGACCGTAATGTCGTCCCAGCCGATATCGCCGCGTCAGGTAAAAAAACAACTTTTGGCGACCTTATGACGCCATCAGGTTTGAAAGAAGTACGCCAATTCGCAGATGTTATTGGTCCATCTAATATCGACATCATCCCAAGAGACGCACAAGGCGCTTGGCTTGCCCCTTCAACCCTGATCAGCGACGCCCATGCAGCAGGTCTTCTTGTCCACTCTTACACTGCCCGCCCTGAAAACTTTTTCTTACCCAAACAACTCCGCAATTCCGGCACTCCCGCAGAACGTAATCCAGCAGGTATGATTGCGGAACTACGCCGCTACCTTGACCTCGGCTTGGATGGCTTCTTTACAGATGACCCGGCTATTGGCCGGCTCGCACTGAATGGCCCCATCTGA
- the pgl gene encoding 6-phosphogluconolactonase yields MTTDIRNASLETLADSEAVALRMAELLVEGIQAKADGLYRVALSGGSTPKRLFELLASDAFRNRVAWDRLQVFYGDERHVELGHPDGNQTVAQSVLLRHVPIPAENIFPIPTGATVTADAAVYEKALKAAYGSDELEKGRPLFDLVMLGLGTDGHTASLFPGQPVLHEVKAWVGTAAPETVPYERVTLTYPAIASSALVVFLVTGASKIEMLERLRAGDQELPSARVTSEGRIVILADRAAAGA; encoded by the coding sequence ATGACAACCGACATCCGTAACGCTTCGCTTGAGACGTTAGCTGATTCGGAAGCTGTAGCTCTTCGCATGGCTGAATTGCTTGTTGAGGGTATTCAAGCTAAGGCTGACGGGCTGTATCGAGTAGCCTTGTCTGGCGGCTCTACTCCCAAACGTCTTTTTGAGCTTTTGGCATCAGACGCGTTTCGTAACCGTGTTGCGTGGGACCGTTTGCAAGTTTTCTACGGCGATGAGCGCCACGTAGAACTTGGCCATCCAGACGGAAACCAAACAGTTGCCCAGTCTGTTCTATTGCGCCATGTGCCGATCCCTGCCGAAAATATTTTTCCTATTCCCACGGGTGCGACCGTTACTGCCGATGCTGCGGTGTATGAAAAAGCACTTAAGGCGGCTTATGGTTCAGATGAGCTAGAAAAGGGGCGTCCACTTTTTGACTTGGTGATGCTCGGGCTTGGCACGGATGGTCATACGGCCTCTTTGTTTCCGGGACAGCCCGTTTTGCACGAAGTCAAAGCATGGGTTGGAACTGCAGCGCCAGAAACCGTGCCTTATGAGCGCGTTACTTTGACTTATCCAGCTATTGCATCAAGCGCATTGGTTGTTTTCCTAGTAACAGGCGCGTCAAAAATCGAAATGCTGGAGCGTCTGCGCGCCGGCGATCAAGAACTGCCATCCGCACGGGTGACGTCAGAAGGGCGTATCGTCATTCTGGCCGATCGTGCTGCTGCTGGCGCATAA